One window from the genome of Echinicola vietnamensis DSM 17526 encodes:
- a CDS encoding DUF5675 family protein: MKRLLGLLVVVMVLVLILVFITNPALISKIWLYLVGFIGYIVALAEKGFQSLKEAFSKEEKPKDEKSKEEAVAPKPVSAVKSAEPNIAEVSQLSEKIEQLEGRLKDTTAQGESLGGGTVTVLRYIDDGETTLGLLFLRNKFFAYTLEDTFRTEKIKHQTRIPAGKYTLDFNKQLTPKTEDYRDRMPWFDFHLEIKEVPNFSHIYIHIGNNHQHTSGCILIADGVSAGLPRAITQSALAYKRFYKIVHGLLQSNEQVTIQIHNEDWFEKSKIAVL, translated from the coding sequence ATGAAACGTTTATTAGGACTTTTGGTCGTTGTAATGGTATTGGTATTGATCCTGGTTTTTATTACAAATCCTGCATTGATATCCAAGATTTGGCTCTATTTGGTAGGATTTATCGGGTACATTGTAGCATTGGCCGAAAAAGGCTTTCAATCCCTGAAAGAGGCCTTTTCAAAAGAAGAAAAGCCAAAAGACGAAAAGTCAAAAGAGGAAGCCGTGGCACCCAAACCAGTTTCGGCAGTAAAGTCCGCGGAGCCTAATATCGCAGAGGTTTCCCAATTATCGGAAAAAATCGAACAATTGGAAGGGAGACTAAAGGACACGACAGCCCAAGGCGAGTCTCTAGGAGGAGGAACCGTGACCGTACTTCGCTACATAGATGATGGAGAGACCACTTTGGGATTGCTTTTCCTTCGTAATAAGTTCTTTGCTTATACGCTTGAAGATACTTTCAGGACAGAGAAAATCAAACATCAAACCAGGATTCCTGCGGGGAAGTATACACTTGATTTTAATAAACAGTTAACCCCAAAAACGGAAGATTACAGGGATAGGATGCCCTGGTTCGACTTTCATTTGGAGATCAAGGAAGTTCCAAATTTCAGTCACATTTATATCCATATAGGAAATAATCACCAACACACCAGTGGTTGTATTTTAATAGCCGACGGGGTAAGTGCCGGACTTCCCAGGGCTATTACCCAATCCGCCCTGGCTTATAAAAGATTTTATAAAATAGTACATGGCCTGCTACAGTCCAACGAGCAGGTAACCATCCAAATCCATAACGAAGATTGGTTCGAAAAAAGTAAAATTGCCGTCCTATGA
- a CDS encoding N-acetylmuramidase domain-containing protein, with protein sequence MIQFISKHRLPIIQIITIVVMILLLGIFVAPIFEGFEFLAVGIIIVVGMGMIYGVLVRYFRTPEEKRKIYRNKYHDVFFKGTVIFAVLLTIMGILHGLLAYLDGGNPYRIVGLLMTVIWIAVFMIYFVWSVYFYNINYGITDEEWEKIAKAKEMSAYGVQEVDTGIPEPLYNPYRSQTFGLPPGTVRGMIAFTLLIGGMSLLVSSYGMDYISNAEMALRAKQFEFFETAFLMMIAFYFGDRSLKYLRDRWNAAPSAEKKAEDQNLTTAQTPSPSPSAQTFDFPTTDPVGLDDQAFREEDMIFKEINQPESTAKPLTGLKNALLKGPEVMESMGSAYVQIRDNITQKVLADEEIKDALEKLWQEKQLKLAFPVVKAVVSVESSGRGHLPDGRAKILFEGHKFWYWLSKVGKTQEELEDLQRQFPDIVYPSWTRDHYRLGADEYQRLEKAKEICQGVNDKAAVYATSWGLFQILGENLDHFIKGRNYKDWKDFEHKQHEAERYHFMDFLTFIQTKKLDGKPLISFIFEEKHGNYDWASFAYGYNGRGYKLNKYDERLARAYHKYKSQGI encoded by the coding sequence ATGATACAGTTTATCTCCAAACACCGTCTCCCCATCATTCAGATCATAACGATTGTCGTTATGATCCTGCTTTTGGGTATTTTTGTAGCCCCTATTTTTGAAGGGTTCGAGTTTTTGGCCGTAGGGATCATCATCGTCGTCGGAATGGGGATGATCTATGGAGTTTTGGTGCGGTATTTTAGAACTCCCGAAGAAAAACGGAAAATTTACCGGAATAAATACCACGATGTCTTTTTTAAGGGAACGGTGATATTTGCTGTATTGCTGACGATAATGGGGATTTTGCATGGACTTTTAGCCTATCTGGATGGAGGCAATCCTTATCGGATAGTAGGACTATTGATGACGGTAATCTGGATAGCGGTGTTCATGATCTACTTTGTTTGGTCTGTCTATTTTTATAATATCAATTACGGCATCACAGATGAAGAATGGGAAAAAATCGCTAAAGCCAAGGAAATGAGTGCTTATGGTGTTCAGGAAGTGGACACAGGAATCCCCGAGCCTTTGTACAATCCCTATCGCAGCCAGACCTTTGGCCTGCCTCCAGGAACCGTGAGGGGCATGATTGCCTTCACCCTGCTGATTGGTGGGATGTCACTGTTGGTCAGCAGTTATGGCATGGACTATATTTCCAATGCAGAAATGGCCTTGAGGGCCAAGCAGTTTGAGTTTTTCGAAACGGCATTTTTGATGATGATTGCCTTTTATTTTGGTGACCGTTCCTTGAAGTATTTGCGGGATCGCTGGAATGCTGCACCGAGTGCTGAGAAGAAAGCAGAGGATCAAAACCTCACCACCGCACAAACACCTTCACCATCTCCAAGCGCGCAAACATTTGATTTTCCCACCACTGATCCGGTAGGGCTTGATGATCAGGCCTTTCGAGAGGAGGATATGATTTTTAAAGAAATCAATCAGCCGGAAAGCACGGCCAAGCCATTGACAGGTCTGAAGAATGCATTGCTTAAAGGACCTGAAGTGATGGAATCCATGGGCTCAGCTTATGTGCAGATCAGGGATAATATCACCCAAAAAGTGCTTGCCGATGAGGAAATAAAAGATGCCTTGGAGAAGTTATGGCAGGAAAAACAGCTAAAACTGGCATTTCCAGTGGTGAAGGCAGTCGTTTCGGTAGAATCTTCAGGTAGAGGACACCTGCCGGATGGAAGGGCAAAGATTCTCTTTGAAGGACATAAGTTTTGGTATTGGCTGTCGAAGGTAGGCAAGACACAAGAGGAACTGGAAGACTTGCAGCGTCAATTTCCTGATATTGTTTACCCCTCGTGGACCAGAGACCATTATCGCTTAGGGGCTGATGAATACCAGCGGTTGGAAAAGGCCAAAGAAATCTGTCAAGGCGTAAACGATAAGGCAGCAGTGTATGCTACGTCGTGGGGACTCTTCCAGATTTTGGGCGAAAACCTGGACCATTTTATCAAGGGTAGAAATTATAAGGATTGGAAAGATTTTGAACATAAGCAGCATGAGGCGGAACGCTACCACTTTATGGATTTCTTGACCTTTATCCAAACCAAAAAGCTCGATGGTAAACCATTGATCAGCTTTATTTTCGAGGAAAAACATGGAAACTACGATTGGGCTTCTTTTGCCTATGGATATAACGGCCGTGGTTATAAGTTAAACAAATACGACGAGCGATTGGCCAGAGCCTACCATAAATACAAGTCCCAAGGTATATGA
- a CDS encoding DUF4230 domain-containing protein: MIGLLLKNWRFIIDVLLVIGIVIVLFWWNPMKIFGGGLKLEDTANLVTDVNQIRELVTAEYYGEVITSIEEARLNPLQEEDIKSKVGLLYDDLMAALGQLEAFQAIPLSQRVDEYRNGDKVSNWRRKVKHDVSSRNILEKLDYLDLLVEIQSDPYYLPLMGYLWRTIDKKEMGEVPNDRDIEATLFFLYQNSPFRDFSARELDGFMEDYYYHLQASISRRESRKKLTMIGRGWVKAGFDFSELGPESIVYYEESGIIHLIGVAPKILDADINPWFIPEKGIPGFQILDEHGPVNFHDAKRVKQYCVEKLTVQAYQASILQNAHEQGQETLKNFFSLLTDSEIKQVIFHSSPFTTFAREAEKDELITYAEAYMLDSLLDIELQTIDSLENTVQNQSVNRGFAKENRRAVKETLFHLGQFPYQDGKRQFGMFSKRATDIAEDSIIDNREMKWLEAWKLPVSFDELEGMPVHSDSTGESSYWMTRPFGYGKAYNTMLSDFSDAGVIPAFFDTVMIAADNFDPEMFLDTVKVVDYAHIDQTTIQLVYQDNAKTAAFYQSHCYPFEPNLLELTAFITSKEIPVDSVSYVGNSSLSPVDTGFWFYDHHLNNSYAYHIRLKPEHVFAPPITALLQKQQFLYESDTAYLGFGTSISAEADSVYRHENPLSTEQIAMLNDFFAALLKVRKEEQNKNIIQKASDWFRARSASKDQKTLFVGKSGIRFQ; the protein is encoded by the coding sequence ATGATCGGGTTGTTGTTAAAAAATTGGCGCTTCATCATTGATGTCCTGTTGGTCATTGGGATCGTCATTGTTTTGTTTTGGTGGAATCCGATGAAGATTTTTGGAGGAGGGCTAAAATTAGAAGATACGGCCAACTTAGTCACAGATGTCAACCAGATACGAGAACTGGTTACGGCCGAGTATTATGGGGAAGTCATCACGTCCATTGAAGAAGCCCGGCTAAATCCACTGCAAGAAGAGGACATCAAAAGCAAAGTAGGTTTACTTTATGATGACTTAATGGCCGCATTAGGGCAGCTGGAAGCATTTCAGGCGATCCCGCTGTCACAACGAGTCGATGAATACAGGAATGGGGATAAAGTCAGCAACTGGAGACGAAAGGTAAAGCATGACGTGAGCAGTAGAAATATCCTGGAAAAACTAGATTATTTGGACTTGCTGGTAGAAATACAGTCTGACCCATATTATTTGCCTTTAATGGGGTATCTGTGGAGGACCATCGATAAAAAGGAGATGGGAGAGGTTCCAAACGATCGGGATATAGAAGCCACCCTGTTCTTCCTTTACCAAAATTCGCCATTTAGGGATTTTTCGGCACGTGAACTGGACGGATTTATGGAGGATTATTATTATCACCTTCAAGCGTCCATCAGCAGGCGTGAGTCCAGAAAGAAGCTGACCATGATCGGAAGGGGATGGGTGAAAGCTGGATTTGATTTTAGTGAACTCGGCCCTGAATCAATTGTATATTACGAGGAAAGTGGGATCATTCATCTCATCGGTGTGGCCCCAAAGATTCTGGATGCAGATATTAATCCTTGGTTTATTCCCGAAAAAGGGATCCCTGGATTCCAGATTTTAGATGAACATGGCCCTGTTAATTTTCACGATGCCAAGCGTGTAAAGCAATACTGTGTAGAAAAGCTAACGGTGCAGGCTTATCAGGCCAGCATTCTCCAAAATGCTCACGAACAAGGGCAAGAAACGCTAAAGAACTTTTTCAGCTTACTGACCGATAGCGAAATAAAACAAGTCATCTTCCATAGCAGTCCGTTTACGACTTTTGCGAGGGAAGCCGAGAAAGATGAATTGATTACGTATGCAGAGGCTTATATGCTGGATTCGCTCCTTGATATAGAGCTGCAAACCATTGATTCCCTAGAAAATACCGTGCAAAATCAATCTGTAAATAGGGGATTTGCCAAAGAAAACCGGAGAGCCGTTAAGGAAACGTTATTTCACCTTGGCCAATTTCCTTATCAAGATGGAAAGCGCCAATTCGGAATGTTCTCCAAACGGGCTACTGATATTGCCGAGGACAGTATCATTGACAATAGGGAAATGAAATGGCTAGAGGCTTGGAAGCTTCCGGTCTCATTTGACGAGTTAGAAGGAATGCCCGTCCATAGTGATTCCACTGGTGAATCCAGCTATTGGATGACGCGGCCATTTGGCTATGGTAAGGCCTATAATACCATGCTGTCGGATTTTAGTGATGCTGGCGTAATTCCAGCTTTCTTTGATACAGTTATGATTGCTGCGGATAATTTTGATCCGGAAATGTTCTTGGATACCGTTAAAGTTGTGGATTATGCTCATATCGATCAAACCACCATTCAGCTGGTTTATCAAGATAATGCCAAAACTGCGGCCTTTTACCAATCACACTGCTATCCATTCGAACCAAATCTCTTAGAACTAACAGCATTTATAACGTCCAAGGAGATACCGGTTGATTCCGTCTCATACGTTGGTAACAGCAGCCTTTCACCTGTAGACACGGGCTTTTGGTTTTATGATCATCATTTAAATAATTCATATGCTTATCACATCCGCTTGAAGCCCGAGCATGTATTTGCACCACCCATTACTGCGTTATTGCAAAAACAGCAGTTTTTGTATGAATCCGACACGGCCTATTTGGGCTTTGGTACATCAATTTCAGCCGAAGCTGACAGTGTATATCGTCATGAAAATCCCTTGTCCACGGAACAAATAGCGATGTTAAATGATTTTTTTGCAGCACTATTAAAGGTGAGAAAGGAAGAGCAGAACAAGAATATAATACAAAAAGCCAGCGACTGGTTCCGCGCTAGGTCCGCCTCCAAGGATCAAAAGACCCTTTTCGTCGGTAAGAGTGGAATCAGGTTTCAATAG
- a CDS encoding DUF4230 domain-containing protein translates to MTCVQTYRILGLALIMSWLFTGCKEDNRAMVVGKIQQANDLATTEFLIDKVVFGTKTKKLLFINISEARFLAYSKATVKTGVDLSSLSPEDITIKDDMISLKLPPREVVNFSYPPASFQEDSLISDTRAFLNSIKVRDQEEFFRLAELDIRSNLQYMGIVRTSQGHTRKMFETLLKSLGYQEIYISFKSDELLIPQVNLLTEEDQIISP, encoded by the coding sequence ATGACCTGTGTTCAAACATATCGAATACTCGGGCTTGCCCTCATCATGTCATGGCTATTCACGGGATGCAAAGAAGACAACCGTGCCATGGTGGTTGGTAAAATACAGCAGGCAAATGATTTGGCCACCACTGAGTTTTTGATCGATAAGGTTGTCTTTGGCACCAAAACAAAAAAGCTGCTCTTTATCAACATTAGCGAAGCCCGCTTTTTGGCCTATTCCAAAGCAACTGTCAAAACCGGGGTAGATCTCAGTAGCCTCAGCCCTGAAGATATTACGATAAAGGATGACATGATTTCCCTAAAGCTTCCCCCCAGAGAGGTCGTAAATTTCAGCTATCCGCCTGCATCCTTTCAGGAAGATTCCCTTATTTCAGATACCCGGGCTTTTTTGAATTCGATCAAGGTGAGGGATCAAGAGGAATTTTTCAGGCTTGCAGAACTTGACATTCGGTCTAATTTGCAGTACATGGGCATTGTAAGGACTTCTCAGGGCCATACAAGGAAAATGTTTGAAACGTTGCTGAAGTCCTTAGGCTATCAAGAAATATACATATCCTTTAAGAGTGATGAGCTGCTCATCCCACAAGTAAATTTGTTGACAGAGGAGGACCAAATTATTTCACCATGA
- a CDS encoding PorP/SprF family type IX secretion system membrane protein: protein MKRIFKITAFSLAFLVTSMVSAQQLPQFSQYMFNGLHINPGYAGYKGESYVQSTYRSQWVNFPGAPKTFTVTGDFSANEGKMGFGFSVMSDRLGPVTTNGILLTYAYRIQTGMRSHLGLGVSAGVSEYAIDGSMLDPNDHPDAQLPEGRVNLFTPNMNTGIFFNTPRFYAGLSMYNLIGKKSLEREDVALAYHDFHYYLTAGAMIPLSEKVQIKPSFLIKEVKGAPTSYDLNAMFLFYERIWLGGSYRSNMKLGKENLPDNLSNRNSIAMILEFFATTNLRIGYAYDHNLNVLDSYRNNSHEISIGYYLTPRNIRMRNQRWF from the coding sequence ATGAAAAGAATTTTTAAAATAACAGCGTTTTCTTTGGCCTTTTTGGTGACATCTATGGTCTCTGCCCAGCAGTTACCCCAATTTAGCCAATACATGTTCAATGGGCTGCACATCAATCCGGGATATGCAGGTTATAAAGGGGAGTCCTATGTCCAATCTACCTACAGGAGTCAATGGGTTAATTTCCCAGGTGCCCCTAAAACCTTTACCGTAACGGGGGATTTCAGTGCCAATGAGGGCAAAATGGGGTTTGGTTTTTCAGTTATGAGTGATCGGCTTGGGCCGGTCACCACCAACGGCATTCTGCTGACCTATGCTTACCGTATTCAAACGGGTATGCGATCGCACTTGGGATTGGGTGTCAGTGCAGGGGTGTCGGAGTACGCCATAGATGGTTCTATGCTGGATCCCAATGATCATCCTGATGCACAACTTCCGGAAGGCCGGGTCAACTTATTTACGCCGAATATGAACACGGGCATTTTCTTCAATACTCCACGGTTTTATGCTGGACTAAGCATGTATAACTTAATTGGTAAAAAATCATTGGAAAGGGAAGATGTAGCATTGGCCTATCATGATTTTCATTATTATCTGACAGCAGGAGCGATGATTCCGCTTTCCGAAAAAGTGCAAATCAAGCCATCCTTTTTGATCAAGGAAGTCAAAGGAGCCCCTACCAGTTATGATTTAAATGCAATGTTCTTGTTTTACGAAAGGATATGGCTGGGCGGGTCCTATCGGTCCAATATGAAATTAGGCAAGGAAAATTTACCGGATAACCTCAGTAATAGGAATTCCATTGCCATGATCCTTGAGTTTTTTGCCACGACAAATTTGCGGATCGGCTATGCTTATGATCATAACTTAAACGTGCTGGATTCTTACAGGAACAATTCCCATGAAATTTCCATCGGCTATTACCTTACGCCAAGAAATATAAGGATGCGCAATCAGCGTTGGTTTTGA